The genomic interval ACATTTCTCGAAACATTGAATCGACTCGCTATGCCTATGGCATCACCGATGAAGATGTCACCTACGAGGAAAACTGGGGAGCAGGGGAGACCACCAATGAAGAAGTCGCCGCTGATTCTGCAACGATTTCTAACATTCGTCTGCTGGATCCACAGATCCTGTCACCAACCTTCACCCAGCAACAGCAGCTGCGAAACTTCTACGGTTTCCCAGACCAGCTGGCGATGGACCGCTTTGAAGTAGATGGCAAACTCCGCGACTTTGTTGTGGCAGCACGTGAGCTCGATCCAAACGCCCTGCAGCAAAACCAGCAGGACTGGATTAACCGTCACACTGTTTATACCCACGGCAACGGCTTCATTGCAGCTCAAGCAAACCAGGTGGATGAGGTCGCCCGCGACGTCGGATCCACTCGTGGTGGTTACCCTGTCTACACCGTCTCTGATTTGCAGTCGAATGCTCGTGCTGCAGAAAGCGAAGATGCTGAGGAGCTTGGCATCAAGGTTGATGAGCCTCGTGTGTACTACGGACCACTGATTGCTTCTGCGACTGATGGTGCTGACTACGCAATTGTCGGTGACACCGGCGATGGCCCAGTCGAGTACGACACTGACACCTCCAGCTACACCTACGAAGGTGCTGGCGGCGTGGACATTGGAAACATGGTCAACCGTGCGATGTTTGCATTGCGCTACCAGGAAATGAACATGCTCCTGTCTGATCGTGTTGGTTCCGAATCCAAGATCCTATTTGAGCGCGATCCTCGTTCCCGTGTGGAAAAGGTTGCACCTTGGTTGACCACTGACTCCAAGACCTACCCAACTGTGATTGATGGTCGCATCAAGTGGATCGTCGATGGCTACACCACCTTGGATAGTCTTCCGTACTCCACGCGCACCTCACTGACGGAAGCGACTCAGGATGCTGTCATGCCTGACGGCACCCCACAGCCACTGATCACAGATAGGGTCGGTTACATCCGCAACTCCGTGAAGGCTGTTGTTGATGCGTACGACGGAACTGTTGAACTCTACGAATTCGACACCGAAGATCCTGTTCTGAAGGCATGGCGTGGCGTGTTCCCAGACACCGTGAAGGACGGGTCGGAGATTTCCGATGAGCTTCGCGCACACCTGCGTTACCCAGAAGATTTGTTCAAGGTCCAGCGTGACATGCTGGCCAAGTACAACGTTGATGATTCTGGAACATTCTTCACCAACGATGCGTTCTGGTCTGTCCCAGGTGACCCAACTGCAGCGGAGGGCCGCCAGGAACTTAAGCAGCCTCCTTACTACGTGGTGGCAGCAGACCCAGAGACCGGTGAGTCCAGCTTCCAGCTGATCACCCCGTTCCGTGGACTTCAGCGCGAGTACCTCTCTGCACACATGTCTGCGTCGTCTGATCCAGTTACCTACGGTGAAATCACTGTTCGTGTGCTGCCTACCGATTCTGTGACCCAGGGTCCAAAGCAGGCCCAGGATGCGATGATGTCATCTGACCAGGTTGCTCAGGACCAAACACTGTGGCGTGGATCGAACGATCTGCACAACGGAAACCTGTTGACCTTGCCAGTTGGTGGCGGAGAGATCCTCTACGTTGAGCCGATTTACTCGCAGCGCAAGGATCAGGCATCGGCCTTCCCGAAGCTTCTGCGCGTGCTGGTCTTCTACAAGGGTCAGGTTGGTTACGCACCAACGATCGCTGAAGCCCTATCGCAGGTCGGCATTGATCCGAAGGAAGCGCAGGACATCGAAGAGGTAGATGGCACCGCTACGACGCCATCGACTGATGAGACTGACACTGACACTGATCAGCCTGCAACCGAAACCCCAACTGCACCAGTGAGTGAGGCGGAAGGAATCGCGGCCATCAACGATGCGTTGAGCAACCTTGAAGCTGCTCGCGATAGCTCTTTCGAAGAGTATGGTCGTGCACTCGATGCGCTTGATCGTGCCGTCGATAGCTACCAGTCCGCACAGTAGCGTTTGAGTAAACAGCCCGAGAGGATCGTTCCTCTCGGGCTGTTTTTTCTTTAGCCTAGAGACACCGCATCGCTGATCTCAGCAAGCACCCATCTGAG from Corynebacterium glutamicum ATCC 13032 carries:
- a CDS encoding UPF0182 family protein; the protein is MSTGLTPPPQPIKRPPKAVTWIFAIIALVILIAPMSVGFYTDWLWFGEVDFRGVFSKVIVTRIVLFVIFALIAGFVTWLAGYFVTKLRPDEMSAFDTQSPVYQYRQMIENSLRRVMVIIPIFVALLAGLIGQRSWRTVQMWLNGQDFGVSDQQFGLDYGFYAFDLPMLRLIADSLSMMLIVAFLIALVGHYLMGGIRAGNQMTGQKSFVSRGARTQLAVTAGLWMLVKVAGYWLDRYDLLTKENSTFTGASYTDINAQLPAKIILLVIALFVAIAFFSAIFLKDLRIPGLAVVLMLLSSVIIGAAWPLMLERFSVQPNRAEKEAEYISRNIESTRYAYGITDEDVTYEENWGAGETTNEEVAADSATISNIRLLDPQILSPTFTQQQQLRNFYGFPDQLAMDRFEVDGKLRDFVVAARELDPNALQQNQQDWINRHTVYTHGNGFIAAQANQVDEVARDVGSTRGGYPVYTVSDLQSNARAAESEDAEELGIKVDEPRVYYGPLIASATDGADYAIVGDTGDGPVEYDTDTSSYTYEGAGGVDIGNMVNRAMFALRYQEMNMLLSDRVGSESKILFERDPRSRVEKVAPWLTTDSKTYPTVIDGRIKWIVDGYTTLDSLPYSTRTSLTEATQDAVMPDGTPQPLITDRVGYIRNSVKAVVDAYDGTVELYEFDTEDPVLKAWRGVFPDTVKDGSEISDELRAHLRYPEDLFKVQRDMLAKYNVDDSGTFFTNDAFWSVPGDPTAAEGRQELKQPPYYVVAADPETGESSFQLITPFRGLQREYLSAHMSASSDPVTYGEITVRVLPTDSVTQGPKQAQDAMMSSDQVAQDQTLWRGSNDLHNGNLLTLPVGGGEILYVEPIYSQRKDQASAFPKLLRVLVFYKGQVGYAPTIAEALSQVGIDPKEAQDIEEVDGTATTPSTDETDTDTDQPATETPTAPVSEAEGIAAINDALSNLEAARDSSFEEYGRALDALDRAVDSYQSAQ